A single Diachasmimorpha longicaudata isolate KC_UGA_2023 chromosome 10, iyDiaLong2, whole genome shotgun sequence DNA region contains:
- the LOC135166443 gene encoding large ribosomal subunit protein uL30 gives MRTRPKPIVSGSWFRDSSVLLYRDARMADAKKKVEKKAEPSKKLPAVPEAVLKRRKRREAAKTARLQVSIKARAAHYKKRKEIFKRAESYVKEYRQKERDEIRLKRQAKNRGNYYIPGEARLAFVIRIRGVNQVAPKVRKVLQLFRLKQINNGVFVKLNKATINMLRIVEPYITWGYPNLKSVRELIYKRGFAKINRQRIPITSNSIIEQKLGGSGLICTEDLIHEIFTVGSKFKYASNFLWPFKLNTPTGGWRKKTNHYVEGGDFGNREDKINELLRRMV, from the exons ATGAGAACCCGCCCAAAGCCAATCGTGTCTGGAAGTTGGTTTCGTGACAGCTCGGTCCTTCTTTACCGAGACGCAAGAATGGCGGACGC AAAGAAAAAGGTCGAGAAAAAGGCTGAGCCGTCGAAGAAGCTCCCGGCGGTGCCCGAGGCTGTCCTCAAGAGGAGGAAACGACGTGAGGCAGCCAAAACTGCCCGTCTTCAAGTCTCAATCAAG gcACGTGCCGCACACTACAAGAAGAGGAAGGAAATCTTCAAGCGTGCTGAGTCGTACGTGAAAGAGTACaggcagaaagagagggaTGAGATCAGATTGAAGAGACAGGCCAAGAACCGTGGTAACTACTACATTCCTGGAGAGGCTCGTCTTGCCTTTGTCATCCGTATTCGAGG TGTGAATCAAGTGGCTCCCAAGGTTCGCAAGGTCCTCCAGTTGTTCAGATTGAAACAGATCAACAATGGTGTCTTCGTCAAATTGAACAAGGCTACAATTAACatgcttcgtatcgtcgagcCATACATTACCTGGGGTTACCCCAACCTCAAGTCAGTCCGCGAATTAATCTACAAACGCGGTTTCGCCAAGATCAATCGCCAGCGTATCCCAATCACCAGCAATTCTATCATCGAACAGAAACTTg GTGGCTCTGGACTGATCTGTACCGAGGATTTGATTCATGAAATCTTCACAGTTGGATCGAAATTCAAGTACGCCAGCAATTTCCTCTGGCCATTCAAG CTAAACACTCCAACTGGTGGATGGCGCAAGAAGACCAATCACTACGTCGAGGGTGGTGATTTCGGAAACCGTGAGGACAAGATCAACGAGCTCCTCAGGCGAATGGTTTAG
- the LOC135166446 gene encoding EEF1A lysine methyltransferase 1, which translates to MTDSDDEVPQLSAATLAALQEYYTECQERDDQIHQIMNDDHINLRQDETDNVIFGEDWQLSQFWYDDETVDALVKGAIEATEVDGKIGLISCPTLYKSLKRQAGDRTVTLFEYDTRFSIFGKDFVRYDYKSPLNLPRDMSSMYDLIIADPPFLSEECLTKTAVTMKFLTKRNLVLCTGAVMEDLAERLLDLKKCKFEPHHKNNLANEFYCYSNFNFDKLLQ; encoded by the exons ATGACTGACAGTGATGATGAAGTCCCCCAATTGAGTGCTGCTACCCTTGCAGCCCTTCAAGAGTATTACACAGAATGTCAAGAAAGAGACGACCAAATACACCAGATAATGAATGATGATCACATAAACCTGAGACAAGACGAAACTGACAATGTTATCTTCGGCGAGGATTGG CAACTGAGTCAATTTTGGTACGACGATGAGACTGTTGATGCTTTAGTAAAGGGGGCCATAGAAGCCACAGAGGTTGATGGAAAAATAGGGCTTATATCGTGCCCGACATTATATAAATCATTAAAGAGACAGGCTGGAGATAGAACGG TCACATTATTCGAATACGATACGAGATTCTCAATATTTGGAAAAGATTTTGTTCGATACGACTACAAATCACCGTTGAATCTCCCTCGAGATATGTCGAGTATGTACGACCTCATAATTGCAGACCCTCCATTTTTGTCTGAAGAATGTTTAACGAAGACCGCAGTAAccatgaaatttttaacaaagAGAAATCTCGTACTCTGCACAG GTGCTGTCATGGAGGATTTAGCTGAAAGACTTCTAGACCTAAAGAAATGTAAATTTGAACCACACCACAAAAACAATTTAgccaatgaattttattgttattccaattttaattttgataaactgTTGCAATGA